In Aristaeella hokkaidonensis, the following are encoded in one genomic region:
- a CDS encoding GtrA family protein, which yields MTEETRAPEQEKQPKDRSELIRTIKFVLFSISAGVIEIGVFTVLYELLHWEYWVAYLIALVLSVVWNFTLNREFTFRSANNVPIAMLKVAAYYAVFTPVTTILGNYLEGTCGWNGMLVTIMNMLLNFVTEYLYDRFVVFGKSIDTNSRAQAQVQTKPEGNE from the coding sequence ATGACAGAAGAAACCAGGGCCCCGGAACAGGAAAAGCAGCCAAAGGACCGGAGTGAACTGATCCGCACAATCAAATTTGTGTTGTTTTCCATCTCTGCCGGTGTCATTGAGATCGGCGTATTCACCGTTCTTTATGAGCTGCTGCACTGGGAATACTGGGTAGCCTATCTCATCGCGCTTGTTCTCTCCGTGGTCTGGAACTTTACCCTGAACCGGGAGTTCACTTTCCGTTCCGCCAACAACGTTCCCATCGCCATGCTGAAGGTCGCGGCCTATTACGCGGTCTTTACCCCCGTGACCACGATCCTGGGCAACTACCTCGAAGGCACCTGCGGCTGGAACGGTATGCTCGTCACGATCATGAACATGCTGCTCAACTTCGTCACGGAATACCTGTATGACCGGTTTGTTGTCTTCGGAAAGTCCATCGATACAAACAGCCGTGCGCAGGCGCAGGTTCAAACAAAGCCGGAAGGAAATGAATGA